CGCTGCGCCTGCGGTTGGTTCCGCGCGATCTCCAGCGATCCGCCCTTGACGATGTCGGCGTCGACGCCCTCACGCTGAGCGACGTCGATGACCTCGTCGACGGCGCCGTTGAGCAGGTGCTGCCAAGCGATGACGGCGTCATGGCCGTGGGCGGCGGCCAGCAGTCCACGGTGGCCCGGCGCCAGACCCGAGAGCCAGCCTCCGTTGCGGCCCGAGGCGCCGAAGCCGGCGAACCGCTCTTCGAGGACCGTGATCCGCAGGTCCGGTGCGGCCTGCTTGAGGTAGTACGCGGTCCACAGGCCGGTGTACCCGGCCCCGACGATGCACACGTCGGCATCGGTGTCCCCGGGCAGGGGGCTCCGCGGATTCGGCAGCTGCGAGAACCAGTGGGACACTCGGCCATTGATCGTCGGCATCGGATGACCTTAGAACCCGTAGCGGTGGTACTGCGCGACGCCCCGCAGGCCGGGCACTGCGGCACATGTCACGCACAGCCACCGGTACAGCCCGCCGATCTGCTTGAGCTCCTCGGATTCGAACACCGAACCGACCCACAGCGCCCGCAGGCCCGGCACCGCGGCGAGGATCTCCTCTTGGCCGCTGATCCCCCAGTGCAGCGTGCTGCCCGACCGGCGGACCACGGCGTTGGTCCACTGCAGACGGATGCCCAGCGGGTTGAACGCGTCGAACTGCACCTCACCGGAGTCGAACCGATTGACGACGCCACGCAGCAGCGCCACCCCGTCGGTCCGGGTCAGGTACATGGTCAGGCCCTCCGCGAGGACCAGCGTCGGCGCCTCGGTGGGAATCCGGTCGAGCCACGCGAGGTCAGTGACGGACGTGCCGATGGTCCGGACGTGATCGCGCTGAGGGTGGACGCGTTCGCGCAGCGCGATGACGTCGGGGTGGTCGACGTCGAACCATTCGACGCCTGCACCGGGATCGATGCGGAACACGCGACTGTCCAAGCCGCAGCCCAGGTGCAGCACCGTCGCTCGGTCGTGGACGGCCAGGAACTGCCGCGTCCAGGTGTCGAAATGTTTGGACCGGGCGGCCACGCCGGGCGCCTGGCGGGCCGTGATCGTGGTCCGCTTCCAGTCGTAGTCGATCCTGGCGACGGCGTCGCGGGCGAAGGAGTCGCCCAGCACCGACTCGGCCGCGTCGGCGTCCAGCGCCTTGGCGTACAGCGTCGCCAGCATGGTCTGCTGGGGTCCGGTGAGGTCGACGGAGATGCGTCCGCTCACTGGTTCGACGGTACGCCCTTGGCCTTTCGCCGCGCGGCACGCATCTCGGCCCAGAATCGGGCCGCCTCACGAATGGACTCCTCGACCGGACGTGGCTGCCAGCCGAGTTCGGTCCGGGCCTTCGTGCAGTCCACGGGGGCCTCGGCCCGCATCAGGCGCACCGACGGCAACGTCAGGTGTTCGTCGGTGCGCTTCAGGCGTGCCCGGATCGACCCGACCGCGGCCATCGCGTACAGCACCGGCACGGGGATGGACCGCTTCGGCGGAGCGACGCCGGCCTCGTCGGCCGCAAGGGTGACGACCTCGCGGTTGCTGATCATCCGTTCCGAGATCAGGTACCGCTCACCGCCGCGGCCGCGTTCGGCGGCCAGGATCATCGCGTGGGCGGCGTCCTCGACGCCGACGGCCTCGAGTTCGATGCTGTCGAGGATGAACGGCAGCTTGCCGAACACCGTGCCTGCGATCAGCGCCCCGTGCGGCGTCATGCCGTAGTCGCCCCGGCCATAGGTCGTCGAGACGCACATGGCCACCGCGGGCAGGCCACGTTCGCGGGCATACCGCAGCACCAGGTCCTCGGCCTGCACACGCGAACGCACGTACGCGGTCAGGCCTTTCGGATCGATGATGTCGTTCTCGGTGGCCACCCGGCCGCGCTTGCGGCCCACGGTCGAGTAACTGCTGGTGAACACGAACTTCTTGAGCGTGCCCGCGGCCGCGAACTCGGCGGCGATGTCGAGTACCCCGCGCAGGCCTTCGACGTTGGTGCGGAACAGCGGCGACGGATCACGCAGCCAGGCCCGCGTGTCGACCACGCAGTAGTAGACGACGTCGCAGTCGGCCATGGCCGCGCGGATGGTGTCGGTGTCGAAGATGTCGCCGACGAACCGCGTCACGTCCAGGTCGTCGATGGCCACGGTGTTGGCGGTGGCGCGCACGGTCACCCGCACGTCCTCGCCGGCCTGCACCAGTTGCCGTGTGACATGCGAGCCGAGGTAGCCGTTGCCACCGATCACGAGCGCGGTGGTGCTCATCGGCGCGCTCCGAACTTCTCGTACCAAGCCGCGGCCTCGTCGTCGAGCGTGCCGAGTTCCTGGGCCTTCCGACACCATTTGGACGCCGCCGCGACGAAGCGCAGGGGGTTGTAGACGTCCTCCTGCCGGGACCACTTACCGTCGCCCGCATAGGTGACGATCGAGATGTTGGTGGCGCTGATGATCGTGCCGTCGCCAGGGTCGCGCATGGGGTTGTCGAGTTCGCAGATCACCCGGCCCGTCGCCTCGTCGTACACGGTCCACAGCGACGGGAACGCCGTCATGTAGCTGCCCGGGAAGACCGACATCGTGCGGCGGATCCAGGTGCGCACCTCGTCGCGGCCGCGCATGGTGCCCGCGGCGTGCTCGATGTAGAGCACATCGTCGGTGTAGTGCTCCACCCACGCGTCCCAGTCCTGCGTGCGGGCCGCCTCCGCCACGTCCTGCTCGAAGGTCTGAAAGGCAGCGGCGAGCTCATCTCTGGTGAAAACCGTGGCCGTCACACCAGAACTAGAACACGTTCTATCGCGGTTTGTCGAGGCCCTGATCGCGGAACTATTCGAGGCCTGCGCGCGGTTATACAAGCACCGCATCAAGGAAGGACGCATGGCCTACACCAAGGATCCCGCAGCCCTCGAGGCTTTGTCGCCCGAGCAGTACCACGTCACGCAGCAGAGCGGCACCGAGCGACCGTTCACCGGCGAGTACTGGGACCACCACGAACCCGGCATCTACGTCGACATCGTGTCGGGTGAGCCGCTGTTCACCTCGCTCGACAAGTTCGACAGCGGCTGCGGTTGGCCCAGTTTCACCAGACCGGTGGCCGCGGAGAACATCATCGAGAAGCGTGACTTCAGCCATCTGATGATCCGGACCGAGGTGCGTTCCGCACACGGAGACAGCCACCTCGGGCATGTGTTCAACGACGGCCCCCGCGAGGCGGGAGGGTTGCGCTACTGCATCAACTCGGCTTCGCTGAGGTTCATCGGTGCCGAGGACCTGGAAGCCCAGGGGTACGGCGAGTACGCAGCACTCTTCACCCAGAACACCGAGCACGGCACCAAGGAGGACGACAAGTGAGCAACACCCAGACCGCGATCCTGGCCGGCGGCTGCTTCTGGGGCATGCAGGACCTGATCCGCAGGCAGCCCGGGATCGTCTCGACGCGCGTCGGATACACCGGCGGGCGCAACGACCATCCGACCTATCGCAATCACCCGGGCCACGCCGAGGCCGTCGAGATCGTCTTCGATCCCGCGCAGACCAGCTTCCGCGACATCCTGGAGTTCTTCTTCCAGATCCACGATCCGAGCACCAAGGACCGCCAAGGCAACGACGTCGGCACCAGCTACCGGTCGGCCATCTTCTACGTCGACGAGGACCAGAAGCAGGTCGCGCTGGACACCATCGCCGACGTGGACGCCTCGGGCCTGTGGCCCGGCAAGGTGGTCACCGAGGTGACCCCGGCCGTCGACTTCTGGGAGGCCGAACCCGAGCACCAGGACTATCTGGTGCACTACCCCAACGGATACACCTGTCATTTCCCGCGTCCGGGCTGGAAGCTGCCCAAGCGCGAAACGGTCTGACACGAAACGCACAGCGGCGAGCGTGAACTGCGGTTCACGCTCGCCGTCTATATCAGCTGGGGTGCGTGCGAATCTGATACTGACCGTGCGTCTTGGCCACCACATTGCCACCCGCGTCGGTCACCACGGCCTCGACGATGTAGTCGGCCTTCCCCTTGGCGTCCGCCTCGGCCTGCACGGCCACGATGGTGTCCTCGTCCAGGCTCGCCTCGGCCCGCAGGTCGGTGGTCGCCATGCCGACGAACTTGATGTCGACCTGCTTGACCAGCGGGAAGAACCGAGTGGCGTCGAAGCTCGACAGCGCGAGAATGCCGCCCAGGATCTCGGCCACGGTGAACACGACGCCGCCGTACACGACGCCGAAGTGGTTGCCGTTGCCCTCGGCGGGGACGGTCGCGGCCGCGAAGCCGCGGCGCGAC
The DNA window shown above is from Mycolicibacterium confluentis and carries:
- a CDS encoding class I SAM-dependent methyltransferase, giving the protein MSVDLTGPQQTMLATLYAKALDADAAESVLGDSFARDAVARIDYDWKRTTITARQAPGVAARSKHFDTWTRQFLAVHDRATVLHLGCGLDSRVFRIDPGAGVEWFDVDHPDVIALRERVHPQRDHVRTIGTSVTDLAWLDRIPTEAPTLVLAEGLTMYLTRTDGVALLRGVVNRFDSGEVQFDAFNPLGIRLQWTNAVVRRSGSTLHWGISGQEEILAAVPGLRALWVGSVFESEELKQIGGLYRWLCVTCAAVPGLRGVAQYHRYGF
- a CDS encoding NAD-dependent epimerase/dehydratase family protein, giving the protein MSTTALVIGGNGYLGSHVTRQLVQAGEDVRVTVRATANTVAIDDLDVTRFVGDIFDTDTIRAAMADCDVVYYCVVDTRAWLRDPSPLFRTNVEGLRGVLDIAAEFAAAGTLKKFVFTSSYSTVGRKRGRVATENDIIDPKGLTAYVRSRVQAEDLVLRYARERGLPAVAMCVSTTYGRGDYGMTPHGALIAGTVFGKLPFILDSIELEAVGVEDAAHAMILAAERGRGGERYLISERMISNREVVTLAADEAGVAPPKRSIPVPVLYAMAAVGSIRARLKRTDEHLTLPSVRLMRAEAPVDCTKARTELGWQPRPVEESIREAARFWAEMRAARRKAKGVPSNQ
- a CDS encoding nuclear transport factor 2 family protein, yielding MTATVFTRDELAAAFQTFEQDVAEAARTQDWDAWVEHYTDDVLYIEHAAGTMRGRDEVRTWIRRTMSVFPGSYMTAFPSLWTVYDEATGRVICELDNPMRDPGDGTIISATNISIVTYAGDGKWSRQEDVYNPLRFVAAASKWCRKAQELGTLDDEAAAWYEKFGARR
- the msrB gene encoding peptide-methionine (R)-S-oxide reductase MsrB encodes the protein MAYTKDPAALEALSPEQYHVTQQSGTERPFTGEYWDHHEPGIYVDIVSGEPLFTSLDKFDSGCGWPSFTRPVAAENIIEKRDFSHLMIRTEVRSAHGDSHLGHVFNDGPREAGGLRYCINSASLRFIGAEDLEAQGYGEYAALFTQNTEHGTKEDDK
- the msrA gene encoding peptide-methionine (S)-S-oxide reductase MsrA, which gives rise to MQDLIRRQPGIVSTRVGYTGGRNDHPTYRNHPGHAEAVEIVFDPAQTSFRDILEFFFQIHDPSTKDRQGNDVGTSYRSAIFYVDEDQKQVALDTIADVDASGLWPGKVVTEVTPAVDFWEAEPEHQDYLVHYPNGYTCHFPRPGWKLPKRETV
- a CDS encoding PaaI family thioesterase — protein: MTDSVIDLMNSRMATTIPAAHQMGVRIAESRRGFAAATVPAEGNGNHFGVVYGGVVFTVAEILGGILALSSFDATRFFPLVKQVDIKFVGMATTDLRAEASLDEDTIVAVQAEADAKGKADYIVEAVVTDAGGNVVAKTHGQYQIRTHPS